The Anguilla anguilla isolate fAngAng1 chromosome 2, fAngAng1.pri, whole genome shotgun sequence genome contains the following window.
GATCCATGTTGTCTATGGTCAGCTTTCATATATACAactaaaaacaggaaacaacacaaacagggaGACTGTATACTactatgcagtgtgtgtgtgtgtgtgtgtgtgtgtgcgcatgtgtgcctgtgcaattgtgtgtgtgtgtgtgtgtgtgtatgcatgtgtgcctgtgcaattgtgtatgtgtgtgtgtgtgcatgtgcatgtgtgagcgtgtgtgtgtgtgtgtaggtgtgtcaGGGTATCCACCAGTGTACTGCAAGCCCGGTGGCCCAccgggcctaagttgaccccctgccgggcctaagcatcggggaattttatttatttatttatttttaaaatgtattttttatgtgttttttaaagtacagttacagtggggcggcttggttggaaagctccccagcgacatctgttggttaaaacgtgaacgcactataggaaaacagcaggtctgtgatcagtgttctttaccctcattgtgcgtagagtgacaacacttgacgcttccaactatcacaagctaaagttacctagcaagccaccattgcttatttagtaggctaactaacctcgttacaaactgcgttatcacttcatctcgtcggtaagtacattcttgttatattaacttaagcagtgtgtaggtaacgttactaatagcatgaatgtaacgttcaatacattgtaacattacatgacttattaatcgccatagaaataacgacttcacttgtttattaataacgttagcttgatggcattgatgtgcacgacaacgtggtcatttagctaactctagctagccaaacagtcagtaacacagatacatagatattttgttgttgttgaaatgtgcccagcattccaatgctgtacattgttgtaagattcagtagccaataagtaggcagtgttgtgcataccccgctcttacagctcgtttccagcccaaaccactgcaaagagagcaaactttttctttttttttttgtcagcgacatttccttctgacatctacgacggcaatcgcaaccacaacatttattttgccttttttgtatagctatttccatggttAAAAtcgcatttttaaattattatttattggtaaaacatttacttcatatccagggagatagccaactacttacacgttacatgacatgtgtagccatttagtaatacgatcgcatttcaggctagaaaataacccgtttatccagagaaattgctgagttgtcttagaatctttatcgcaacagaatgtatcaaggctggcttcccggatcaaatttgttgtgacagctgccgtccaaaacaaacacctgagagaggccgcctgcgtgcgtgcctcccccaaggcgttacgtcattgttttgcaatgggcagctgtcgtaaaaacatgctggcttcgataaacggaatcgataagctcggagccatacgattccaatgaataggacagcTTGGACAAGGTTCGCgattcccatccctatttaaatgtgcccagcattccaaggcttgttgtaagattcagtagccaatcaggacttgaacacaagtttttttgtagagtgcaaaaactttgatattatttattttaatttattttgttgtcattgaaatgtgcccagcattccaaggctgtaagtATCAGTAgcaatcaggacttttttcaagttttttgtagagtgatattatttattttattttaatttaatttaatttcttttgttgttgttttaaacacagcattccaagactgtacattgttgtcagattctttgtaagctGTAAatatgctatgctgtaaatagttgttgatttttaaaaaatgtgtgttgaataaatgacttatttataacaacattcacattacgtagtcatattttcaaatctccagtcagcttttagcactgacttaatgttgggccctatggaatctgtgatatagcttttttaaattctcaattccatgattccgtccgtgattctgttatcacagaaactatagggccctaccttcatgctgccatcagtctgtcgctggcccgcacCAAAAggtacttgccaccgggcctaaccaCTTTTCTGGGGGGAAAccctgaggtgtgtgtgtatgtacgggcacatacgcacacatgtgtaaatatgtgtgtaatgtatgacagtatatgtttgtgtgtgggggggtctgtgtgtgtgtgtgtgtgtgcttgttcatgtgtgagtatgtgtgtgtgcgcatgcatgtgcaagtgtgtgggtgtgtgtgtgtgcttgtgcatgtgtgagtatgtgtgtgtgcacatgcatgtgcatgtgtgtgggtgtgtacctgtatacatatgtgtgtgtgtgtgtgtgtgtgtgcatgtgtatgggtgtgtatgcgggtgtgcatgtgtgagcctgtgtgtgtgtgtgcatgcgcatgtgtaagtgtgtgtgtgtgtgtgtgtgtgtgcacatgtgtgagtgtgtgagggaggggcagaagaGGGCGGGGCTACACCTTGGCGAGCACAAGGGTGTGGTAGAGGGGCTTGATGATGGTGTGCaggtgaagggggtggggctatGTCAGGGTGTGGTAGAGGGGCTTGATTATGGTGTGCaggtgaagggggtggggctatGCCAGGGTGTGGTAGAGGGGCTTGATTATGGTGTGCaggtgaagggggtggggctatGCCAGGGTGTGGTAGAGGGGCTTGATTATGATGTGCaggtgaagggggtggggctatGCCAGGGTGTGGTAGAGGGGCTTGATGATGATCTGCaagtgaagggggtggggctatGCCAGGGTGTGGTAGAGGGGCTTGATGATGATGTGCaggtgaagggggtggggctatGCCAGGGTGTGGTAGAGGGTCTTGATGATGATGTGCaggtgaagggggtggggctatGCCAGGGTGTGGTAGAGGGGCTTGATGATGATCTGCaagtgaagggggtggggctatGCCAGGGTGTGGTAGAGGGGCTTGATGATGATGTGCaggtgaagggggtggggctatGCCAGGGTGTGGTAGAGGGGCTTGATGATGATCTGCAGGTGCAGAGCGCTGTCGATCAGGTACTCGGAGCTGCGGCGCTGCAGGTCAGCATCGGACAGGAAGTCGCCCGTTTCCTCGCTGCTCTGGTAGAAGCTGTAGATGTGCCGCACCACCACCCTGCCCTGCTGCCGCGCCAAAACCATCACCGTCTTCTGGAAGCTGACGCCCGCCAAATCTGCGCTGGAGGAGGCCGGCATGATGATGATGCGGGGtctccccgccctgccccctccctcggccccgccctgccGGTCCAGCGGCTCCCAGCGGGGGGAGAAGAGCGCATTCCAGGTGACGTGCTTTCCGCTGTCCTGCCCGCTGGGGCCCAGCTGCGTCTGGAAGCTGGTGCTGCGGTCGTCCCGGGCGGGGCTGTCGATGACCCAGGCTGCCCCCCAGGCGGCAGACAGGTAGTTCCGGGGGGTGAAGAGGCTGCAGTTGAGGGGGATGTACTTGGCGAGCTGCAGGGGCGGGGCGGAGTGGAACTGGTAGGACATGTAGAGCAGGTCGCGCACGGAGTGGAGGTAGCGCTGCAGGACGGGGGACTGGCTCTGCAGCCGGAGCAGCTGAGACGGCGAGATCATGGCGTAGCGCACGGCTTGCAGCGCGTTCTCCACAGTCGGGCCGTCGGGCCGGTTGCGCTGGATCCAGGCCTCCAGGGCCTCGAGCAGCTCCAGCTCGCTGTGCAGCACCAGGTCCGAGCGCTGCAGCAGCGTCATCAGCAGCTCCGGGCCGACCGAGCGCCACTCCTCGCTCCGCAGCGCCACCGACAGGTTCCAGCACAGGTACTGCAGGCAGGCGTCCCGCAGCACCGCGTCGCCCGTCTGCACCGCGTAGCGGTACCAGCCCACCGCGTGGCCCCCGGGCGGGTCGCTGGCCAGGTGCTCCCGCATGTACAGGCTCAGGCCCTCCTGCAGCATCTGCACGCCGTAGCGACTGGCCAGCTTGTGCAGGGGAACCGCCTGCTCCAACCGCAGTGCCAGCTCGCCGCAATACAGGTACCTGCGCAGacacaacagccaatcagaatcatcACAGTACAGCTACCTGCGCAGacacaacagccaatcaaagctCTATAAGGAGGTGCAGCTCTCAGAAGGGTGTGATTCTGTGAGGTGTGGCTTTCAGAGGACTCCATCCATCCCAGGCCAGCCAGTGGATATAATCTCTCCAGTGTGTCCGAGGGCTGCCCCTGGGTCTCCCCCCAGGTGGCCATGCCCGGAACACCTCCCAGGAGCTGCCCAAACCATCTCGACTGGCTCCTCTGAACGCAGAGGAGCAGCGGCTCTACTTTGAGGTCCTCCCAGACAActgagctcctcaccctatCTAGGAGAGTAAGCCCTGCCCCCCTATGAAGGAACCCCATTTCAGCCGCTAGAATTTGCAATCTCACTCTTTCGGTCACTACCCATAGCTCGTGACCATAGGTGAGAGTAGGGACAAAGATCGACAGGTAAATTGAGAGCTTTGCCTTTCGGCTCAGCTCCTTCTTCATCCCCACCATCCGAAACAATGCCCGACACAACACTGAGGATTTGTGTCAGTCACGACATGCTAAAAACATCCAGCGCCTTCAACATTTCTGGGCAAATCTCAGCCATCCCTGATGCTCTGCCACTGAGGAGCTTTCCATTCACCCCAGTGACATCTGCCACAGAGATGAGCACTGATCCCCCAGATTGTTCCAGTTCAGCCTCCTGAAAGGAGGGCATGTCTGTCGGATTCAGGAGTTTCTCAAAGTGTTCCTTCTACCTTCTGACAATATCCCCAGTTGAGGTTGGAGTTTCACCATCCCTGCTAAGAACAGCCTAGACAGTGCCCCGCATTCCCCTCCTGAGGTGTTTTTTCAGAACCACTTTGGGGCCACCCAAAATCCTTCTCCAAGGCCTCTCCCAACTCCTCCCATACTCCGGGTTTTGCCTCTGCCAGTGCTGCAGCTTCGCCCTTTCTCGCCTGCCGGTACCTGACTGCTGAGGTTCCCAGTGCCAACCAGGACCGAAATACCTCTTTCTACAGCTTGCCAGCCTCCCTCACCGCTGGAGTCCACCAGCGGGTCCTTGGGTTGCCACCAGGACATGCACCGACCAGCTTTTGACCACAACCTCTAGCAACAGCTTCCACAGTAGAGGTTTTGAACAGGGTCCATTCAGACTCCATGTCCCCAACCTCCTCCGGGAAACTGGATAAGCTCTCTCAGAGGTGAGTGTTGAAATCATTCCAGACTGAGTCTTCTGCCAGGTGTTCCCTAGCAGACCCTCACTACACGTTTGGGTTTACCTGGTCTGTTTGGCAGCTTCCCCCGGCATCTGATCCAGCTCACCACCAGATGGTGATCAGTTGACAGCTCCACTCCTCTGTTCACCAATTCAACCATTGACCTTTAGCCCAAGGTGTTCGGGTATCATGTACACTTATGAACATCCTTGTATTTCAACATGGTGTTTGCAATGGACGAACTATGACCAGCACAGAAGTCCAATAACATATCACCACCCGGGTTCAGATCAGAGAGGACGTTCCTCCCAATCAggatcactcctatgccgacgacacgcaactctttctctccttctccccatcggacacacaggtccctgcccgcatctccgcttgcttGAGggacagagctggatggacaatcaccacctgaagctcaacccgggaaagacggagctaatctttattcctgctctatcctctcccctcctcgacttttccatttccctaggggacaccttagtgacatcatcaccctgtgccaagaatctcggagtggtgatggacaacaggctgtccctctccgagaacatcgcagcagtaagccgggcatgcagatttttcctgtataacatccggagaatccgcccctttctcaccacctactcaaaccagctcctggtccaagcaatggttctatcccgcctggactactgcaactctcttctggctggactaccggcatctgccaccagacccctgcaactcattcagaatgctgcggctcgtctggtcttcaacctccccagacactcccacgtcactcccctgctcactaccctccactggctgcctgttatagctcgcatcaaatttaaaacattggtcctagcataccaggcagtcaacggatcagccccagcatacctccacaagatattcaaaccctacatgccagccagatccctccgttctgctacctcaggacgcctggcacctccccctcttcgcacctgcacttccagaacacgtctcctgtctgttctggccccacgatggtggaatgacctccctgtggaggtcagaacagctgagacactgacccatttcaaacgacgactgcctcttcaggctgcacctctccccatccctccctaactctctgtaatctctaaattaactgtaagcttagggttgtaactaggcagctgtttcgtaggtgacttaggtgcattaactgtcttaactactgcttgtattttttccatagactgcgttgttgctgttctcgttgttagtgttaatcagtttaaccatcagggtccaagttgaactatgcggttgttccctgcacttggaccggtacttctctctaggggtttcgtcattcttattcctggttatggttatacactttgttgtacgtcgctctggataagagcgtctgccaaatgcctgtaatgtaatgtaatgtaatcacacCGAGTTTCCCAGTCATGTCTAATGTGAGAATTGAAGTCTCCCAGTTGGACAATGGATTCAGTCGGTGGGGTCGTGACATTGAGGCGACCCTCTCCTCCACTGCGGTGAACTCCAGCTGAGCGACCGCCAGCCAGGGGCTCGTGGGTATCCCCACTCCCACCCAGCGCGGCTCACCCTGAACTACTGGTGAGCAGGAGACAGACCACCCTTTAACAAGGCCTGAGTCCAGAGCCCACACTGAGCGTAGAGGGGAGCCCAACTATATCTATCTGGTACCTCTCAACCCCACACACCAGCTCTGGGTCCTTTCATGCAAGAGAGGTAATATTCCATGTGCCTAGAGTTAGTTAGCAGGGTAAACTTTGCTCTATTTTTGTTTACCATTAGTAAATCTGGGTCCTCACCCCAGACCTGTTCACCATGGGAAAGCCTACTGGCGGACATACAAGCCCCAGATGGCATAGCTCTAGGAATCAGAAAATCTTAAAAGCCCTTCCACTATGACAAAGCTCAGAGGGGTGTGGCTCTGTAAATGGGGTGTGGCTCTCAGGGTGGGGCTCTGTAGGGAGGTGTGCCTGACTTTCTTTCTaacccctgctctctctctccctccccccagtctctctctctctctgtccctcccccctgctctctctctccctcccccctctctctctccctccccctgctctctctttctctcagagaCCTGATGAAGGTGTGGAACACTGCTGTGCAGTCCGGGGGCTCCAGCAGGATCAGTGTGCTGGAGTTCAGGCTCTGCAGAAGCTGCTGGAACACGTTGCTGTGCAGGGAGAGTATGAGGGCGTGGGCCTGGAACAGCTTCACCTGGTCCGAGCCGCCGGTCTGAACCTGCAGCACCACGTCACTGCtgtttccctgctccagcaGAGCTGCCATGCGCTGCACCAGCGCCACCGAGTGGATGATCGCGGTACTGCTGCTCTCCAGCGCCCCTTCTGCCTTCAACTGAGCTGcagacagaacacaaacacacgcgcacacacacacacacatacaaacacacatgcgcacacacaaacacacgcgcacacacacacacacacacgtgcacacacacacgcgcacacgcgcgcacacacacacacacacgtgcacacacacgcacacgcacacgtgtacaTTAAATGGGGATTTCCCCTGTTCACCAATAAAACAACCACACAAAAACTCAATAAATCAGACAATCAAGCAATCACTCAATCAAGCAATCAACAAATCAATCAGTCAAACAGTCTGTCGATTTACTGATCAATCAAGCTGTACAGTTTTTcaaataatcaatcaatcaatcagactcCTGCACTGATACCTATCTAAAACGACTCATCAGGCTGATGGAGGTGAATTTTACCGACAGCTCCCCAGACCCATCCCTCTTAGAGTCAGCCTCCACCCTCCACTCCATCACACGCAACAGAGTCAGCCTCCACCCTCCACTCTGTCACACGCAACAGAGTCAGCATCCACCCTCCACTCCATCATCCGCAACAGAGTCAGCCTCCACCCTCCACTCCGTCAGCCACAACAGAGTCAGCCTCCACCCTCCACTCCGTCACCCACAACAGAGTCAGCCTCCACCCTCCACTCCGTCACATCCACCCtccactctgtcacacacaacaGAGTCAGCCTCCACCCTCCACTCCGTCAGCCACAACAGAGTCAGCCTCCACCCtccactctgtcacacacaacaGAGTCAGCATCCACCCTCCACTCCATCATCCGCAACAGAGTCAGCCTCCACCCTCCACTCTATCACCCACAACAGAGTCAGCCTCCACCCTCCACTCTGTCACACGCAACAGAGTCAGCCTCCACCCTCCACTCCGTCACCCACAACAGAGTCAGCCTCCACCCTCCACTCCGTCACATCCACCCTCCACTCTGTGACCTCCGCTCTTTCACCTCCACCCTCCGCTCATTCACCCGTTCCCCTGTTTCTTCTCCTGTTCCTGATGGCCTTTCTGTTGATCCTATGCTGCTATCCTCTCCATCTTCTGTCCCTCCCACCCCTACAGATAGATCAGTTTAACTCATTGTTAAGGACATATCATTTTAAGTAACCTCATTAAGAAATAGATCTCAATAACCCGTAATTGTTGGAGATATAtcttataaaataataacggttatttatttttcattttattcactgAATCATTTCTCCTGTGTTCACGGTTTAAACCCTCATGTCAGGCGGTGCTGTGAGTAAACCCTGGGCGCTGGGCTGGGGTCAGTAGGTGCACAATAGAGCcgtagctctgtgtgtgtctgcatcgaTCAGCAAATGTGAGCGTTGTGTCTAGTTTGGGAGGACTATGTtcctcagtgcagcagaacggCAACAGGCTCGTCAAAAAGGATTTTAGCcagcatttaattcattttaagtatACACctaccaaatgaaaaaaaaaaaaactaagtgcATTTTGAGAGGTATTAAATGTCTttatgaaagaaagaaagatggtAGTTTTGTGCAAATATTAGGGGAGGTAATGGGGTGAGCACCTCTGGCAAGGTCAAACCCACAGCAGATGTTATGGCTGCATCTATTGATTTATTGGGCAAAATCTCCAGAGACTAATTAGAATTTGCACCGCCTGCAGATGACCTCTATGGCTGAGTAAATATCCAATGCAGCTTTTAAAAGAACATACATCAGAATATACATTCACATCAGAGCCTCTTGGTTTaatgaagagaggagagggaaagagacaaacagagtgagagaaagaaaaagagtggaacagacagagagagagagatggagagggagaaaataaagagagagaggcagagggaaaaAGACTACATTTAAAAGACTAAAAGGAAGGCATTcattcccacactcacacacacacacactctgacttACATACACCtaatacacactcatacacactcacacactctgatTCACATATACctaaaacacactcatacacaccctcacacacacactcacacactctgactCACATACAccaatacacactcacacacacacaatctctggcacacatacacctaatatacacacacaaactctctctctctctctctctcacacacacacacacacacacactcatgcattcTGACACATATACACCTagtacacattcactctctctctctctcacacacacacactcacacacactctctctcacactcacacattcactctttttctctctctctctctcaattcaattcaatttcaattcaatttgctttattggcatgaaatacatacagtaaatattgccaaagcattacattaaaaaaaaaaacacacaaatacagaaattccaaatagagggagaagagagagaaaaaagcaataaactaTTTATACTAGGATTTCATTAACTAATTATATGTACAAGTTGAACAGGTAACACATACCTTTTATCTGGGTAGtttctcactgtccctcaggttgtGACAGGCTGAAACATATTCTGCTGCGAGAGGGGCTGTTGACCCTTCTCCCAGAactatttttatcttttctgtgtttgtcaGGGAAGGAAATGattttataatttttgaaaatttgttgaaatatgttttccttatttcagaatatttttcacagtctaggaggaagtgcatctctctctctctctctctctctcacacacacacacacacacactctgatacactctctctctctctctcacacacacacacacacacgcacactctctctctcacacacacacacacacacacacacacacgcacactctctctcacacacacacacacacacacacgcacactctctcacacacacacacacacacacagggttctTACCTCCCAGCGCTGGGTAGGTTTTTATCCAGATGATGCTGAGCAGGATCCCTACACATACCCTGGCAGCACGGCCTCTTCGTCCAGGACACGCCATTTATTTACTCTCCTTTATATgcacctgtctctctcccactctgtctctctctttctttctctccctcacactctctttccccctctctctctttctctctctctccctctctgcctttaTCACTctatcctcctctctctgtctctctctcttcctgctcctcctctcactcactctctccctctctttctgtctctatcACTCTATCCTCCTCTCACTTACTCTCTCCAACTCTTGGTCTGTAACATTACTCAGTTACCCCGCTATGCACATTGatcaccactagagggcagaacAGTTTTATTAATAGAAGAGCTATAGCTGCGCTTATTGGTGGCAGAGATCTAACAGTACAGAGTGATAGCAGAGTTACTGCAGTGCTTCTCTGAGTCCACCATGGGCACAGAAATCGGCTAATGGTGGTTATATGCAGCCAGGGCTAATGGTGGTCATATGCAGCCAGGGCTAATGGTGGTCATGTGCAGCCAGGGCTAATGGTGGTCATGTGCAGCCAGGGCTAATGGTGGTCATATGCAGTCGGGGCTAATGGTGGTTATATGCAGTCCGGACTAATGGTGGTTATATGCAGTCGGGACTAATGGTGGTTATATGCAGCCAGGGCTAATGCTGGTTATATGCAGTCCGGACTAATGGTGGTCATATGCAGCCAGGACTAAAGGTGGTCATATGCAGCCAGGGCTAATGGTGGTCATATGCAGCCAGGACTAATGGTGGTTATATGCAGCCAGGGCTAATGGTGGTTATATGCAGTCCGGACTAATGGTGGTTATATGCAGTCGGGACTAATGGTGGTCATATGCAGCCAGGGCTAATGGTGGTCATATGCAGCCAGGACTTTTCCCCTGTAATATCTGTAGAGCAGGTTTTGCTTTACAATGTGATATCCTGAAATACATGGCATATATCGTATATAAGTGGCATGTATTTGTGTCACATATTGTGGAGATATgctacatggccaaaggtatgtggacacaaCATCGTattatgtgcttgttgaacatctcattccaaaaccatgggcattaatatggggCTCGCCTACCTTGCTGCCGTAACAgcctccattcttctgggaaggctctccactagattttggaacatggctgcagggatttgcttccattcagccagaagagcattagtgaggtcggacACTGATCAAGGTCTGGCTCACAGTCGGTGTTCCAATTAATCCCAGAGGTGTcggatggggtagaggtcagggctctgtgcaggccagtcaagttcttccacgttaaactcagcaaaccatttctttatggacttCACTTTGTGtatgggggcactgtcatgctgaaacaggaaagggccttccccaaactgctgccaCAAAGTCAGAAGCACACAATTCCTCAGAATCTCATTGTACGCTGTAGTattaagatttgctttcactggaactaaggggcctgaaccatgaaaaatagccccagaccattattcctcctccaccaaactgtACAGTTGGCTCTATGCATTCAGGCAGGTAGCGTTCTCCTGGTGTTCACCAAACCTAGATTCATCCGTCAGGCTACCAGATAGTGAAGCGCGATTCATCACTCCAAAGAACACacttccactgctccagagtccaatggcggtgtgctttacaccactccagccgacgcttggcattgtgcatggtgatcttaggcttgtgtgtggctgctcagtcatggaaacccatttcctGAAGCTCctgacaaacagttcttgtgctgatgttacTTCCAGAGGCAGTTTGGAACtcggtagtgagtgttgcagtCGAGGACAGATTTTTATGtgctacacgcttcagcactcggcaggcccgttctgtgagcttgtgtggcctaccgctttgtggctgagctgttgttgctcctagatgtttccacttcacaataacaacacTGACAGTTCAATggagcagctctagcagggcagaaatttgctgaactgacttgttggaaaggtggcatcctctGACAGTTCTGCtgtgaaagtcactgagctcttcagtatgacccattctactgccagtgtaTGTCAATAGTTATTGCATGGCTGCATGTTTGATtgtatgcacctgttagcaacaGGTGTGGCCAAAGTAGCCAAACCCCTTAATTagcaggggtgtccacatacttttagcca
Protein-coding sequences here:
- the LOC118220430 gene encoding BTB/POZ domain-containing protein 17 — translated: AAQLKAEGALESSSTAIIHSVALVQRMAALLEQGNSSDVVLQVQTGGSDQVKLFQAHALILSLHSNVFQQLLQSLNSSTLILLEPPDCTAVFHTFIRYLYCGELALRLEQAVPLHKLASRYGVQMLQEGLSLYMREHLASDPPGGHAVGWYRYAVQTGDAVLRDACLQYLCWNLSVALRSEEWRSVGPELLMTLLQRSDLVLHSELELLEALEAWIQRNRPDGPTVENALQAVRYAMISPSQLLRLQSQSPVLQRYLHSVRDLLYMSYQFHSAPPLQLAKYIPLNCSLFTPRNYLSAAWGAAWVIDSPARDDRSTSFQTQLGPSGQDSGKHVTWNALFSPRWEPLDRQGGAEGGGRAGRPRIIIMPASSSADLAGVSFQKTVMVLARQQGRVVVRHIYSFYQSSEETGDFLSDADLQRRSSEYLIDSALHLQIIIKPLYHTLA